A region of the Methanobacterium formicicum genome:
GAGACCTCCGTAGAAGAGTGCTACTCCCGGCACGGTCATGATCATTACCAGTGCAGTGGAGATTAGCATCCACGCGGTATCGCCGCTGTTTAATACAGGGTCCATTTATATATTCCTCCTTTATTCATATTATCCATATATTTGGTTTTTTTTAAGATATATTTTGTAAACAAAGATACAAACACTTTTTTCAGTGTTAAAATTGTTTTATGGCATTTTGGGTTAATTAAAAGGTTTAATTATGTTTTCCACAGTTTTGTTGATTTATTTCATGGAAGATTCACCCCAATTTACCGGATATCGGAAGCATACTTCCGACAACTGATCATTGTACCTTCCTCCTTATAAATGTTTGGGTCATAGTCTGACAAAAGGTAACATACTCTGAATTTTTGGCATGTTTTCCCGGTTTTTCATTGAGAATTGTTACACTGAGGGGGACGTTTTAAAAAAATATATTGTTTTTAAAAATAATGGTGGTTAAAAAATGAAGAAAATTAAAACTTAAAAAAGAGTTTAGGGAGAGAAGGATGGAGTTATATGGCGTCTTCACCCCTTTCTCCGGTACGGATACGTACCACTTCTTCTACCGGGGAGATGAAAATTTTCCCGTCACCAATACAACCAGTCTGGGCGTTTTTGACGATGGTATCCACAATTTTTTCCACTTCCTCGGTTTTGGCCACAATTTCTACCTGGGTTTTGGGTAACAGATCCACCTTGTAGTCCGTGCCCCGGTAACTTTCTGTGATTCCTAACTGTATTCCCCTTCCTTTAACTTCTTTTACAGTCATCCCCAGGCATCCAATTTCTTCTAAGGCCTGCTTAACATCTTCTAATTTGTCAGGTCTGATAATAGTTACTATTTTTTTCATTTAATAACCTCATGATTCTCTTATGAGTGACTATGACCGTTTTGTATTATTTATAGCTGCCTATGACAGTCTGTAACCGGATTCCTCATGTAGGTTAATATCCAGGCCCTGTACTTCGTGTTCTTCTTCCACTCTCAGACCTATGGTCCGGTCAATAACCATACCAATAATGTAGGTGACTATAAATGAGTAAAGTCCCACAACCACTATGGCCAGTAGCTGAATTCCCAGTTGTGCGGGATTACCGGCTATAACTCCTCCTTTTATGGCGCTGTTTATAAGGGGGGTGGCAAATATACCTACAGCCAGGGTGCCAATGATTCCGGACATTCCATGGATTCCAAATACATCCAGGGCATCATCGTAGCCGATTAATGGTTTTAAATGGCTTACAGCATAGTAACATATT
Encoded here:
- a CDS encoding P-II family nitrogen regulator; this translates as MKKIVTIIRPDKLEDVKQALEEIGCLGMTVKEVKGRGIQLGITESYRGTDYKVDLLPKTQVEIVAKTEEVEKIVDTIVKNAQTGCIGDGKIFISPVEEVVRIRTGERGEDAI